Proteins found in one Fusarium keratoplasticum isolate Fu6.1 chromosome 12, whole genome shotgun sequence genomic segment:
- a CDS encoding DJ-1 protein-PfpI domain-containing protein has product MSPPTKYAVALFRGFQALDVFGPIDALNYMSRNQPLSLSILHTSLEPVTTLVDSTPGRIGQSVVPTHTYDTAPEDIEVLLVPGGMGTRDPENVARVRQFIKERYPKLRFLLTVCTGSAVAAQSGVLDGREATSNKRSFSWVVSQGPNVKWVKEARWVVDGNIWTSSGISAGIDMIFAFIAKQYGQDVADDTAIGSEYVRNTDPTVDPFAKYAG; this is encoded by the exons ATGTCTCCCCCAACAAAATATGCCGTCGCTCTCTTCCGGGGCTTCCAAGCCCTCGACGTCTTTGGCCCTATAGATGCCTTGAACTACATGTCTAGAAACCAGCCGCTCTCACTCTCTATACTCCACACTTCGCTCGAGCCCGTCACGACGCTTGTTGACTCTACTCCTGGTCGAATTGGACAAAGCGTGGTTCCAACACACACCTATGACACCGCCCCGGAGGATATCGAGGTCCTGTTGGTGCCTGGTGGCATGGGAACGAGAGACCCGGAGAACGTGGCGAGAGTGAGACAGTTTATCAAGGAGAGGTATCCAAAGTTGCGATTCCTCTTGACCGTCTGCACAGGAAGTGCTGTCGCTGCGCAGTCGGGTGTCCTCGATGGCAGGGAGGCCACCTCAAACAAGAGGTCGTTCTCTTGG GTCGTATCTCAAGGACCAAACGTCAAGTGGGTAAAGGAAGCAAGATGGGTTGTGGACGGCAACATCTGGACATCATCCGGCATTTCAGCCGGCATCGACATGATCTTCGCCTTTATTGCCAAACAGTACGGGCAAGATGTGGCAGATGATACGGCCATCGGCTCGGAATATGTACGCAACACTGATCCCACGGTTGATCCCTTTGCCAAGTATGCGGGATAG
- a CDS encoding Epimerase domain-containing protein produces MASQTHLITGGSGFIAIHLVYQLLEAGYAVRTTVRSLNNVPKVQPLRGLQEKYPRKLELFEADLLKPGSFETAMQGCSVVHHVASPFLMAEKIKDGQKEMVEPALQGTRNVLNSINSTESVKRVVLTSTIGAIFGDYIDVRSMKDNILHESYFNESSSATHNPYHYSKVLAEKEAWKIQKAQSRWDMVVICPGLVLGPSLTTGSDSGSLFLLDELFSGQLWFGVPDLNFCTVDVREVVTAHIRAAENASASGRYIITDSQMARFIEISKHVRSHAEHPWTLPRHLLPTPLVRIVGPLFGLTPKWMRANLGIRFSVDNERGVKELGISYRPLTETLDDHYKSWVAQKGKQAAKLKESQK; encoded by the exons ATGGCATCGCAGACACACTTGATCACTGGCGGCAGCGGCTTTatcgccatccatctcgtctaTCAGCTCCTGGAAGCCGGATATGCGGTGCGTACTACTGTACGGAGCTTGAACAATGTCCCAAAAGTCCAACCGCTGCGAGGGTTGCAAGAGAAATATCCCAGAAAGCTAGAGCTCTTCGAAGCAGATCTACTAAAGCCAGGCTCGTTTGAGACTGCCATGCAAGGCTGCTCGGTAGTTCATCATGTTGCTTCCCCGTTTCTGATGGCCGAAAAGATCAAGGATGGACAGAAAGAGATGGTCGAGCCCGCTCTACAGGGAACCCGAAATGTGTTGaacagcatcaacagcacGGAAAGCGTCAAAAGGGTTGTCTTGACATCGACTA TTGGCGCAATTTTTGGGGACTATATTGACGTAAGAAGCATGAAGGATAACATCCTACATGAGAGCTACTTCAATGAATCAAGCTCTGCTACTCATAACCCATACCACTATTCTAAAGTCCTTGCCGAGAAGGAAGCGTGGAAAATCCAGAAGGCTCAATCACGCTGGGATATGGTTGTCATCTGCCCGGGACTAGTTCTTGGGCCGTCACTGACAACTGGGTCCGATTCTGGGAGCCTCTTCTTGCTGGATGAACTGTTTAGCGGACAGCTTTGGTTTGGCGTGCCCGATTTGAACTTCTGCACCGTTGACGTGAGGGAGGTCGTCACAGCGCATATCAGAGCGGCAGAGAACGCATCTGCGAGTGGGAGATATATTATCACTGACAGTCAGATGGCAAGATTTATCGAGATCTCCAAGCACGTCCGATCGCATGCCGAGCATCCATGGACCCTTCCCCGTCACTTGCTACCAACTCCACTGGTGCGAATCGTAGGGCCTCTATTTGGCTTGACACCCAAATGGATGCGCGCCAATCTTGGAATACGGTTCTCCGTTGATAATGAACGGGGTGTCAAGGAGCTTGGAATATCATACCGCCCACTGACCGAGACATTGGACGATCACTATAAGTCATGGGTTGCTCAGAAAGGAAAGCAAGCGGCTAAGTTGAAGGAGAGTCAAaagtaa